GGTCGCCGCGTTCGGCGCGTCGCTCGACCCGCTGGAGCGCGAAGACGTCGCACAGGCGAAGACCGACGAAGCCAAGCAGCTCGTCCGGGCGGGTGAACTGAAGCCGGCCGAAGGTGCGATTCACTTCATTCGGGCCGCGCGGGCTCGCGGAATCCTGTCGGCCGTGGCGAGCACGAGCGAGATCGCGGCCCTCGCCGTCGAGGCGATGGGTATGACTTCGCTATTCGAATGCATCTGCGCGAAGCGAGCTGAGGATCGGCCGAAGCCGCACCCGGACGTCTTCTTGCGTGCGTTCGCGGAGCTCGAGCGATCGGCCGAGCGCTGTCTGGTCATCGAGGATACACCGACCGGCGTACGTGCAGCGCTGGCGGCGAGCGCCGCGGTCGTGGTGCGCGGGCGTGCTGAAGAATGGTCGGACGAAGCGCTGCGTGGCGAGATCTCGTCCTTCTTCGTGGACTTCGGCGCGCTACATGCACAACTCGGCTGGGGCCCGATGGAAAGCGTGGCCGGGTGAGCGAGCAAACGCCCCGTCGGCTTTCGGTCGACCTGTTGACGGTCTTCCTGGTGATCGTGTCGGTGCTCGGCGTGATCCTCGCCCTGACGATCTCCTGGAGTCGCGCGTTTCAGGTGGACGAGGTCGAGACGATCCACGCCGCCTACAACCTGGCGAGCGGCAAGCTCATCTATCGCGACTTCTGGCAGGGACACAATCCTCTGCTCTACTGGATCCTGAGCTGGATGCTCCCCATGGACCCGCCTTCACTGACCTTCGTGTCCGCGCGCATGCTCGTGTTCGCATTGCTCGTCACGAACATCGGACTCTCCGGCTGGCTCACCCACCGACTCGGGGGCGTTCCCTGGCTGACGACGGCTC
This region of bacterium genomic DNA includes:
- a CDS encoding HAD-IA family hydrolase — its product is MISQLSDIKAIASRVDRLVFDFDGVLADSDDVHWQAYRLAFEPYGIPFTREDYVESAKGYGRREVVAAFGASLDPLEREDVAQAKTDEAKQLVRAGELKPAEGAIHFIRAARARGILSAVASTSEIAALAVEAMGMTSLFECICAKRAEDRPKPHPDVFLRAFAELERSAERCLVIEDTPTGVRAALAASAAVVVRGRAEEWSDEALRGEISSFFVDFGALHAQLGWGPMESVAG